One genomic segment of Mycolicibacterium gilvum includes these proteins:
- a CDS encoding ABC transporter permease: MTTTDPQSTRLSSWRLLALNPVTLISALVLIAVAVVAVTANWIIPYGVNDVDVPNALAPPSGSHWFGTDELGRDVLSRVLVATQASMRIAVVSVAFAVIVGVAVGVIAGYRGGWLDTVLMRVVDVMFAFPVLLLALAVVAILGPGVTTTILAIGIVYTPIFARVARASTLGVRTEPYVSVSRAMGAGDLYILRRHILPNIAGPLIVQTSLSLAFAILSEAALSFLGLGIQPPQPSLGRMIFDSQGFVTMAWWMAVFPGAAIFLIVLAFNLFGDGLRDVLDPKQRTTIEARRLQR; encoded by the coding sequence ATGACGACCACCGACCCGCAGTCCACCCGCCTGTCGTCGTGGCGGCTGCTCGCGCTCAATCCGGTCACGTTGATCAGCGCCCTCGTGCTGATCGCCGTCGCCGTCGTCGCGGTCACCGCGAACTGGATCATCCCGTACGGCGTCAACGATGTCGACGTCCCCAATGCCCTTGCGCCGCCGAGCGGTTCGCACTGGTTCGGCACCGATGAGTTGGGCCGCGACGTGCTGTCCCGGGTCCTGGTCGCGACGCAGGCCTCGATGCGGATCGCGGTGGTCAGCGTGGCCTTCGCCGTCATCGTCGGTGTCGCGGTGGGGGTGATCGCCGGATATCGCGGCGGCTGGCTCGACACCGTGTTGATGCGCGTGGTCGATGTGATGTTCGCGTTCCCGGTGCTGCTCCTCGCGCTCGCCGTCGTCGCGATCCTGGGACCCGGTGTGACCACGACCATCCTCGCGATCGGCATCGTCTACACGCCGATCTTCGCGCGGGTGGCGCGGGCGAGCACCCTGGGTGTGCGCACCGAACCGTACGTGTCGGTGTCGCGCGCGATGGGCGCGGGAGATCTCTACATCCTGCGCCGCCACATCCTGCCCAACATCGCCGGTCCGCTGATCGTGCAGACGTCCCTGTCGTTGGCTTTCGCGATCCTGTCCGAGGCCGCACTGTCGTTCCTGGGCCTGGGAATTCAGCCGCCGCAGCCGTCACTGGGCCGGATGATCTTCGATTCCCAGGGCTTCGTGACGATGGCGTGGTGGATGGCGGTGTTCCCGGGCGCCGCGATCTTCCTGATCGTGCTCGCGTTCAACCTGTTCGGCGACGGGTTGCGCGACGTGCTGGATCCCAAGCAGCGCACCACCATCGAGGCACGCAGGCTCCAACGATGA
- a CDS encoding SDR family NAD(P)-dependent oxidoreductase — protein MGQLSGKVAMVTGASAGLGAETAKLFAERGATVFGIARDADRMAEVFADVPGGSFRSVDVTSADECRRAVAECAAEFGRLDVLANIAGFHKMRHTVSMTDDDWATDLSVNLNGPFFLCRAALPHLLETGGNIVNVASIAGVEGEVYSAGYCAAKHGLVGLTRALAIEFTKEKLRVNAICPGGMPTAQTTEFEAPENADWDLIMRIASPRGFMATEDVAKTIAFLASDDAAAVHGAVYRVDNGKGAG, from the coding sequence ATGGGTCAATTGAGTGGCAAGGTCGCCATGGTCACCGGTGCGTCGGCAGGTCTGGGAGCGGAGACGGCGAAACTGTTCGCCGAGCGCGGCGCGACGGTGTTCGGCATCGCACGCGACGCCGACCGGATGGCAGAGGTGTTCGCCGACGTCCCGGGCGGCAGTTTCCGTTCCGTCGACGTGACATCCGCCGACGAGTGCCGCCGCGCCGTCGCGGAATGCGCGGCCGAGTTCGGGCGGCTCGACGTGCTGGCCAATATCGCCGGCTTCCACAAGATGCGGCACACGGTCTCGATGACCGACGACGACTGGGCGACCGACCTGTCGGTCAATCTGAACGGTCCCTTCTTCCTGTGCCGGGCGGCGTTGCCGCATCTGCTGGAGACGGGCGGCAACATCGTCAACGTCGCGTCGATCGCGGGCGTCGAAGGCGAGGTCTACTCGGCGGGCTACTGCGCGGCCAAGCACGGGCTGGTCGGTCTGACCCGCGCGCTGGCCATCGAGTTCACCAAGGAGAAGCTGCGCGTCAACGCGATCTGCCCGGGCGGCATGCCGACGGCGCAGACCACGGAGTTCGAGGCGCCGGAGAACGCGGACTGGGATCTGATCATGCGGATCGCCTCGCCGCGGGGATTCATGGCGACCGAGGACGTCGCGAAGACCATCGCCTTTCTCGCCAGCGACGATGCCGCCGCGGTTCACGGCGCGGTGTATCGCGTCGACAACGGCAAGGGCGCCGGCTGA
- a CDS encoding dipeptide ABC transporter ATP-binding protein: MTVLNVQDLSVRIGARTIVDSVSFAVEREKTVGIVGESGSGKTMTVLAATGLLDAPGARVSGVSTLGGEVQLVGATPKVLRSVHGARIGFVFQDPGTSLNPLLTLERQITESLETHRNLTRRAANDRALELLEAVGLPEPQMRLHAYPHQLSGGQRQRVMIAIALACDPELLIADEPTTALDVTTQAQIIELVRTLQRDFGTAVVWISHDLGVIGQVADDVTVMRNGIAVEQAPIMAVFDDPRDDYTRDLLAARPVLERAGPGPVTDAETLLDVDGLDVSFAVSSPVGRSTVHAVKDVSFRIRRGTTLGLVGESGSGKSTVAAALTGLVTPDAGTATLAGDDVFSVKGRAARDMRRRIGLVFQDPFASLNPRARVDTSIAEPLVVHKVVDGKDARHRRVGELLDLVGLPAEFAQRYPHELSGGQRQRVSIARALAAEPDLLILDEATASLDVSVQARVLELLSRLQSELALTYLLIGHDLAVIRQLSHDVLVMRDGEVVENRPADDLFAHPEQQYTRDLLAAVPPRTPRAAV; encoded by the coding sequence ATGACCGTCTTGAATGTGCAGGATCTGTCGGTGCGCATCGGTGCGCGCACGATCGTCGACTCCGTCTCGTTCGCGGTGGAACGCGAGAAGACCGTCGGGATCGTCGGGGAATCCGGCTCGGGAAAGACGATGACGGTGCTCGCCGCCACCGGGCTGCTCGATGCCCCCGGCGCCCGGGTGTCCGGTGTGAGCACGCTCGGTGGCGAGGTCCAACTGGTCGGCGCCACACCCAAGGTGCTCCGCAGCGTGCACGGCGCCCGCATCGGGTTCGTGTTCCAGGACCCCGGCACGTCGCTGAACCCGCTGCTGACCCTGGAACGCCAGATCACCGAATCGCTGGAGACACACCGCAATCTGACACGGCGCGCCGCAAACGACCGGGCGCTGGAGTTGCTGGAGGCCGTTGGCCTGCCGGAGCCCCAGATGCGTCTGCACGCCTATCCCCACCAGCTTTCGGGCGGACAGCGGCAGCGGGTGATGATCGCGATCGCCCTGGCGTGTGACCCCGAACTGCTGATCGCCGACGAGCCGACGACAGCGCTCGACGTGACGACGCAGGCACAGATCATCGAGTTGGTCCGCACCCTGCAGCGTGACTTCGGCACGGCGGTGGTGTGGATCAGCCACGATCTCGGCGTCATCGGTCAGGTGGCCGACGACGTCACGGTGATGCGCAACGGGATCGCGGTCGAGCAGGCCCCGATCATGGCCGTGTTCGACGACCCGCGCGACGACTACACCCGCGATCTGCTGGCCGCGCGCCCGGTGCTCGAGCGCGCGGGACCCGGCCCGGTCACCGACGCCGAGACGCTGCTCGACGTCGACGGACTGGACGTGTCGTTCGCGGTGTCGTCACCGGTGGGCCGGTCGACGGTGCACGCCGTCAAGGACGTCTCGTTCCGGATCCGGCGCGGGACCACGCTGGGCCTGGTCGGGGAATCCGGTTCGGGGAAGTCGACCGTCGCAGCCGCGTTGACCGGACTGGTGACCCCCGATGCCGGCACGGCGACGCTGGCCGGTGACGACGTGTTCTCGGTGAAGGGTCGCGCCGCCAGGGACATGCGCCGCCGCATCGGGCTGGTGTTCCAGGATCCGTTCGCATCGCTGAATCCCCGTGCCCGGGTGGACACCTCGATCGCCGAGCCGTTGGTGGTGCACAAGGTGGTCGACGGGAAGGACGCCCGGCACCGCCGGGTGGGTGAACTGCTCGACCTCGTCGGGTTGCCGGCCGAATTCGCGCAGCGCTACCCGCACGAGTTGTCCGGCGGGCAGCGGCAGCGGGTCAGCATCGCGCGCGCCCTGGCCGCCGAACCGGACCTGCTCATCCTGGACGAGGCGACGGCGTCGCTGGACGTCTCGGTGCAGGCCCGCGTCCTGGAGTTGTTGTCACGCCTGCAGTCGGAGCTCGCGCTGACCTATCTGCTGATCGGTCACGACCTCGCTGTGATCCGGCAGCTCAGCCACGACGTTCTCGTCATGCGGGACGGTGAGGTTGTCGAGAACAGGCCTGCCGACGACCTTTTCGCCCACCCTGAGCAGCAGTACACCCGTGACCTGCTGGCGGCCGTGCCGCCGAGGACACCGCGCGCCGCCGTCTGA